In Microbacterium maritypicum, the following are encoded in one genomic region:
- a CDS encoding aldo/keto reductase — translation MHTRTLGQGLQVSAVGLGCMGMSQSYGPNPGSRDDMIAVLRSAVDHGVDFFDTAEVYGPYVNEELVGEALEPIRDRVVIATKFGWDIQEGKSVGLNSRPDQIRRVAEASLRSLRTDVIDLFYQHRVDPDVPIEDVAGTVGELIAEGKVRHFGLSEASADTIRRAHAVHPVTALQSEYSLWTREPEAEILPVLAELGIGFVPFSPLGKGFLTGTVDAAADFAAGDIRATIPRFTAENRAANQALVAHVAELAATKEATPGQIALAWLLAQQPWIVPIPGTRRTARIAENAGSTATALSADEVADLSTLAARIGVAGDRYNPQQMAFVDR, via the coding sequence ATGCACACTCGTACTCTCGGACAGGGCCTCCAGGTCTCAGCGGTCGGCCTCGGCTGCATGGGGATGTCGCAGAGCTACGGTCCGAACCCCGGCAGCCGCGACGACATGATCGCGGTGCTCCGGTCGGCGGTCGACCACGGCGTGGACTTCTTCGACACGGCCGAGGTGTACGGACCGTATGTGAACGAGGAGCTCGTCGGCGAGGCGCTCGAGCCGATCCGCGACAGGGTCGTCATCGCGACCAAGTTCGGGTGGGACATCCAGGAGGGGAAGAGCGTCGGGCTGAACAGCCGACCCGACCAGATCCGCCGGGTGGCCGAGGCATCGCTGCGGAGTCTGCGCACCGATGTGATCGACCTCTTCTACCAGCACCGCGTCGACCCCGACGTGCCGATCGAAGACGTGGCCGGCACCGTGGGCGAGCTGATCGCCGAGGGCAAGGTGCGCCACTTCGGTCTCTCCGAGGCCTCGGCCGACACCATCCGCCGCGCCCATGCCGTGCATCCGGTGACCGCGCTGCAGAGCGAGTACTCGCTGTGGACGCGCGAGCCCGAGGCCGAGATCCTTCCGGTGCTGGCCGAGCTCGGCATCGGGTTCGTGCCCTTCAGCCCGCTCGGCAAGGGGTTCCTGACCGGCACGGTCGACGCCGCGGCGGACTTCGCGGCCGGTGACATCCGCGCCACGATCCCGCGCTTCACGGCCGAGAACCGGGCAGCGAACCAGGCGCTCGTGGCGCACGTCGCCGAGCTGGCCGCGACGAAGGAGGCCACCCCGGGCCAGATCGCCCTCGCCTGGCTGCTCGCCCAGCAGCCGTGGATCGTGCCCATCCCCGGCACCCGGCGCACCGCGCGCATCGCCGAGAACGCGGGCAGCACCGCCACCGCGCTCTCCGCCGACGAGGTCGCCGACCTGTCGACCCTGGCCGCGCGCATCGGCGTGGCCGGCGACCGCTACAACCCGCAGCAGATGGCGTTCGTGGACCGTTGA